One genomic region from Arthrobacter sp. FB24 encodes:
- the pgsA gene encoding phosphatidylinositol phosphate synthase yields MLNRHARGFFTALFSPLARWLLKIGVSPDAITIVGTAGVVVGALVFYPLGELWWGTLFITAFIFSDVLDGIMARMQERGGRWGNFLDSTLDRVADGALFAGVAIWYFTGGADRAIAVAAVVCLVLGMVVSYARAKAEALGFHANVGIAERAERLVSVLVVTGFTGIGLPSVVLLVTLILLAAASLVTVIQRIATVHRQSLEETGLPG; encoded by the coding sequence ATGCTTAACCGGCATGCCCGCGGGTTCTTCACCGCCCTGTTTTCACCGCTTGCCCGCTGGCTTCTGAAGATTGGTGTTTCACCGGACGCCATCACCATCGTGGGCACGGCGGGAGTCGTGGTGGGCGCGCTGGTCTTCTACCCGCTGGGCGAGCTTTGGTGGGGAACGCTCTTCATAACAGCCTTCATCTTCTCGGACGTTCTCGACGGCATCATGGCCCGGATGCAGGAGCGCGGCGGCCGTTGGGGCAACTTCCTGGATTCCACCCTGGACAGGGTCGCCGACGGCGCCCTGTTCGCCGGAGTTGCCATCTGGTATTTCACGGGAGGCGCGGACCGCGCGATCGCAGTCGCCGCCGTCGTATGCCTGGTGCTTGGCATGGTGGTCTCCTATGCGCGGGCGAAGGCCGAAGCCCTGGGCTTCCACGCTAACGTGGGCATTGCCGAGCGCGCCGAACGGCTGGTGTCGGTGCTCGTGGTCACCGGATTCACCGGGATCGGCCTTCCCAGCGTGGTCCTCCTGGTGACGCTTATCCTCCTGGCCGCCGCCAGCCTGGTCACCGTGATCCAGCGGATTGCCACCGTGCACCGGCAGTCGCTGGAAGAGACGGGACTGCCGGGGTAA
- a CDS encoding DUF6504 family protein codes for MGLFSEGVDVVCSPAGQPSALTWAGRHYTVCAEPVHWFERRQWWVEETRAPLGTGPGLVDHEIWRVQVRPTGAKETPQPHETLTLDLTRNIGNGRWRLLKIHDALRPQSA; via the coding sequence ATGGGCTTATTCAGCGAAGGTGTGGACGTCGTCTGCTCGCCAGCCGGCCAGCCGTCCGCACTCACCTGGGCAGGTCGGCATTACACGGTCTGCGCAGAGCCGGTGCACTGGTTTGAACGCCGTCAGTGGTGGGTGGAGGAAACCCGGGCGCCGCTGGGAACCGGCCCGGGGCTGGTGGATCACGAAATCTGGCGCGTCCAGGTCCGGCCAACCGGTGCCAAGGAAACCCCGCAACCCCATGAAACCCTCACCCTTGACCTGACAAGGAACATCGGAAACGGTCGGTGGAGGTTGCTGAAGATCCACGATGCCCTAAGGCCACAATCAGCATGA
- a CDS encoding VOC family protein: protein MQPRVDFISLGVRSVDASRAFYVNGLGWPVHREVPGEVVFIQANHGLILSLWDAGQMQAEASVDIPAGVPCITLSHNVGSTADVDRVMADAEAAGATVVASPKTQPWGGYTGYFADPDGFRWEIAFNPTWSVDAAGNVTV from the coding sequence ATGCAGCCTCGAGTCGACTTCATTTCATTGGGCGTCCGCAGTGTTGATGCCTCCCGCGCCTTCTACGTCAACGGCCTCGGCTGGCCGGTCCACCGGGAAGTCCCCGGCGAGGTGGTGTTTATCCAGGCAAATCACGGCCTCATTCTTTCCCTCTGGGACGCGGGCCAGATGCAGGCCGAAGCCTCCGTGGACATCCCTGCCGGGGTCCCCTGCATCACGTTGAGCCATAACGTGGGCAGCACGGCGGACGTTGACCGGGTCATGGCCGATGCCGAGGCTGCCGGGGCCACCGTGGTGGCCTCGCCGAAAACCCAGCCCTGGGGCGGGTACACCGGATACTTCGCGGACCCGGACGGCTTCCGCTGGGAAATCGCCTTCAATCCCACCTGGTCCGTGGACGCCGCCGGCAACGTCACGGTCTGA
- the thrS gene encoding threonine--tRNA ligase, which produces MSDAQQITLIVDGEETKVTTGTTGAELFFERRDVVVARVNGELKDLDQPLPEGADIEGVTIDSPDGLNVLRHSTAHVMAQAVQQLRPDAKLGIGPYITDGFYFDFDVAEPFTPEDLKALEKMMLKIINQNQKFVRRVVSEDEAREAMKNEPYKLELLGKKNNAADAGEGVNVEVGAGDITIYDNVDRKSGDSVWCDLCRGPHLPNTKLISNAFALTRSSAAYWLGNQNNQQLQRIYGTAWPTKDALKAYQERIAEAERRDHRKLGAELDLFSFPDELGSGLPVFHPKGGIIRKAMEDYSRQRHVDAGYDFVYTPHITKGHLYEVSGHLDWYKEGMFPAMHIDAELNEDGTVRKPGQDYYLKPMNCPMHNLIFRSRGRSYRELPLRLFEFGSVYRYEKSGVVHGLTRVRGMTQDDAHIYCTREQMKDELTTTLNFVLGLLKDYGLDDFYLELSTKNEDKFVGDDATWDEATRTLAEVAEASGLELIPDPGGAAFYGPKISVQAKDALGRTWQMSTIQLDFNLPERFELEFQAADGTRQRPVMIHRALFGSVERFMGVLTEHYAGAFPAWLAPVQVVGIPVAEAFNDYMFDVVDQLKAVGIRAEVDISSDRFPKKIRTASKDKIPFVLIAGGEDAEAGAVSFRFRDGSQDNGVPVAEAVQRIVEAVRNRTS; this is translated from the coding sequence GTGTCAGATGCCCAGCAGATCACCCTCATCGTCGACGGCGAAGAGACCAAGGTGACTACCGGGACCACCGGCGCGGAACTCTTCTTTGAGCGCCGCGACGTTGTGGTTGCCCGAGTAAACGGCGAACTGAAAGACCTCGACCAGCCGCTCCCTGAGGGTGCGGACATCGAAGGCGTCACCATCGATTCGCCGGACGGGCTCAATGTCCTCCGGCACTCGACCGCGCACGTGATGGCCCAGGCCGTGCAGCAGTTGCGTCCCGACGCCAAGCTCGGCATCGGCCCGTACATCACGGACGGGTTCTACTTCGACTTCGACGTCGCCGAGCCGTTCACCCCGGAAGACCTGAAGGCCCTGGAAAAGATGATGCTCAAAATCATCAACCAGAACCAAAAGTTCGTCCGTCGCGTGGTGTCCGAGGACGAGGCACGCGAAGCCATGAAGAACGAGCCCTACAAGCTCGAACTCCTGGGCAAGAAGAACAACGCCGCCGACGCCGGGGAAGGCGTCAACGTCGAGGTGGGCGCGGGTGACATCACCATCTACGACAATGTGGACCGCAAGAGCGGGGACAGCGTCTGGTGCGACCTCTGCCGCGGACCCCACCTGCCCAACACCAAGCTCATCTCCAACGCGTTCGCCCTGACCCGGTCTTCAGCCGCTTACTGGCTGGGCAACCAGAACAACCAGCAGCTGCAGCGCATCTACGGGACCGCCTGGCCCACCAAGGACGCCCTCAAGGCCTACCAGGAACGCATCGCCGAAGCCGAACGCCGCGACCACCGCAAACTCGGCGCCGAACTGGACCTGTTCTCCTTCCCGGACGAGCTTGGCTCCGGCCTTCCGGTGTTCCACCCCAAGGGCGGCATCATCCGCAAGGCCATGGAGGACTACTCCCGCCAGCGCCACGTTGATGCCGGCTACGACTTCGTCTACACCCCGCACATCACCAAGGGGCACCTCTACGAAGTCTCGGGCCACCTGGACTGGTACAAGGAAGGCATGTTCCCGGCGATGCACATCGACGCGGAACTGAACGAGGACGGCACCGTGCGCAAGCCCGGCCAGGACTATTACCTGAAGCCGATGAACTGCCCCATGCACAACCTGATCTTCCGCTCACGCGGACGGTCGTACCGGGAACTGCCCCTGCGGCTCTTCGAATTCGGTTCGGTGTACCGCTACGAAAAGTCGGGTGTGGTGCACGGCCTGACCCGCGTGCGCGGCATGACACAGGACGACGCCCACATCTACTGCACCCGCGAGCAGATGAAGGACGAGCTCACCACCACGCTGAACTTCGTACTGGGCCTGCTCAAGGACTACGGCCTTGACGACTTCTACCTGGAACTCTCCACCAAGAACGAAGACAAGTTCGTGGGAGACGACGCCACCTGGGATGAAGCCACCCGCACCCTGGCCGAGGTGGCTGAAGCGTCCGGCCTGGAGCTCATCCCGGATCCGGGCGGAGCTGCGTTCTACGGCCCCAAGATCTCCGTCCAGGCAAAAGATGCGCTCGGCCGGACCTGGCAAATGTCAACCATCCAGCTGGACTTCAACCTGCCTGAGCGCTTCGAGCTCGAATTCCAGGCCGCCGACGGCACGCGCCAGCGTCCGGTGATGATCCACCGCGCCCTGTTCGGTTCCGTGGAACGGTTCATGGGCGTGCTGACGGAACACTATGCCGGCGCCTTCCCGGCGTGGCTGGCGCCCGTACAAGTTGTTGGCATCCCCGTGGCGGAAGCTTTCAACGACTACATGTTCGACGTCGTGGATCAGCTCAAGGCCGTAGGCATCCGGGCCGAGGTGGACATCTCCTCCGACCGCTTCCCGAAGAAGATCCGGACCGCCAGCAAGGACAAGATTCCGTTTGTCCTGATTGCCGGCGGCGAGGATGCCGAGGCCGGAGCAGTGTCCTTCCGGTTCCGCGACGGCAGCCAGGACAACGGCGTGCCGGTCGCCGAGGCGGTCCAGAGGATTGTCGAAGCCGTCCGCAACCGGACCAGCTAG
- a CDS encoding DNA polymerase III subunit alpha — translation MSFTHLHVSTAFSAHYGVSWPDELAQAAAADGAKALACTDRDGLYGTVKHLKACMSAGLDPVVGVDLAVFDDDGDLRTQLAGRVVVLAHGHNDGAGYRALCRLISDAHARTSGKAGGVVPVAVTRAEIASRALHPETLEPVLTVLVGPDSDVGRAMGGRRYLRPRTLFKQWLDGMPKGTVAAEVVSHLSAPGEALSTAHAVRMLKLAAEHGVPAVLTNAVRYCAEDGAATADVLDSARTLKSLPELTAEPLLQPNGRGWLKTSAQMLELGQEIIHAAGYGATDLTRLLGQTEALADRCRMDPVTDMGWKRPVVPEASVIGIAGDPLVELTLRCEAGIGRRFPGISGKPEAEMRARLEHELRIIANLGFASYFLTVAEVSRMILDMGVRAAARGSGASSLVNYLIDVSQVNPLQHDLIFERFLSRDRATLPDIDIDVESAERHNVYRRIFDRFGAERVTLMSMQNGYRARGAVRDAGMALGMDDGDIGEIAKQLWRFSARNFREALVEKPELKEFAGRVEQRDFAENQQLDLLVDLTERLDRLPRHISMHPCGVILGDATLLDRTPVQPSGLGLPMSQFDKHDMDPMGMLKLDVLGVRMQSAMAFAVREVIRLHPTKAEVVAAGAHRPGPDGTGPDYIAADGRIDLNAVPLDDEPTYELIRSTHTLGCFQIESPGQRELIGKMAPREFNDLIIDISLFRPGPMKSDMVRPFLEHRHGFAPEVYPHPDLKPVLQETHGVTVFHEQILKTFDVMTKCGLARADEFRRALGNELLEPKVEEFFRKEARARGYTPEVVDKVWGTLKAFGSFGFCKAHGAAFAVPTYQSAWLKAHHPEAFLAGLWEHDPGMYPKRLLVAEARRLGIPILPLDINRSHAEYRVERVGSGPDRGKLGIRLSLNGIYGLSGAELKRIVAGQPYDSLADLRARSRLSKPSIKRLAQLGAFDTLHRESGGAANRADLVQHLQALQNRPSKKGVDVIEGQLSLPLGDVELRNLKAELPAPSMIDNVRAELDLMAVDVSEHLMTSHRPLLDKLGVTTADKLLGLRNGTEVLVAGVRIATQTPPMRGGRRVVFISIDDGTGCVDSVFFHEAQELAGPLLFGTRLLLIRGNTRRTGPRGISISATMAWDLSRTETLPYPEKQSADPWDPALQLQGPLDGISRNLAITGLGS, via the coding sequence ATGAGTTTCACCCATCTTCACGTTTCCACAGCCTTCAGTGCCCACTATGGCGTGTCCTGGCCGGATGAGCTCGCCCAGGCGGCTGCCGCCGACGGCGCCAAGGCGCTTGCCTGCACCGACAGGGACGGCCTGTACGGCACCGTCAAACACCTCAAGGCCTGCATGTCGGCGGGCCTGGATCCCGTCGTCGGGGTTGACCTGGCGGTCTTCGACGACGACGGCGACCTCCGCACCCAGCTCGCCGGCCGCGTCGTCGTGCTTGCCCACGGACACAACGACGGTGCGGGCTACCGCGCCCTCTGCCGGCTGATTTCAGATGCCCATGCCCGTACCTCCGGCAAAGCCGGGGGAGTGGTGCCAGTCGCTGTGACCCGCGCCGAAATCGCTTCCCGGGCTCTGCACCCGGAAACACTGGAGCCGGTGCTGACGGTGCTGGTGGGACCGGATTCCGATGTCGGGAGGGCAATGGGCGGACGCCGGTACCTTCGCCCCCGCACGCTTTTCAAACAATGGCTTGACGGCATGCCGAAGGGAACCGTGGCAGCCGAAGTGGTGTCGCACCTCAGTGCTCCCGGTGAGGCGCTGAGCACCGCCCATGCAGTGCGCATGCTCAAGCTTGCTGCCGAGCACGGCGTTCCGGCCGTACTGACCAACGCGGTGCGGTACTGCGCGGAGGATGGCGCAGCCACGGCGGACGTGCTGGATTCGGCCCGCACCTTGAAATCGCTTCCCGAGCTGACAGCGGAGCCGTTGCTGCAGCCCAATGGAAGGGGGTGGCTGAAAACATCCGCCCAAATGCTCGAACTCGGGCAGGAAATCATCCATGCCGCCGGCTACGGCGCCACTGACCTCACGAGGCTGTTGGGCCAGACCGAGGCGCTCGCGGACCGCTGCCGGATGGATCCCGTCACTGATATGGGATGGAAGCGGCCGGTTGTTCCTGAGGCGTCCGTCATCGGCATTGCGGGCGACCCCCTGGTTGAGCTGACCCTGCGCTGCGAGGCGGGCATCGGACGCCGGTTCCCGGGGATATCAGGGAAGCCCGAGGCGGAAATGCGGGCACGGCTGGAACACGAACTGCGGATCATCGCCAATCTGGGATTTGCCTCCTACTTCCTGACCGTGGCCGAAGTTTCCCGGATGATCCTGGACATGGGAGTCAGGGCAGCGGCCAGGGGATCCGGCGCCTCCAGCCTGGTGAACTACCTCATTGATGTCAGCCAGGTGAATCCCCTGCAGCACGACCTCATCTTCGAGCGGTTCCTTTCCCGTGACAGGGCCACGCTTCCGGACATCGACATCGACGTCGAAAGTGCCGAAAGGCACAATGTCTACCGGCGGATCTTTGACCGCTTCGGAGCGGAACGCGTCACGCTCATGAGCATGCAGAACGGCTACCGCGCTCGCGGTGCGGTCCGTGACGCCGGTATGGCGCTTGGCATGGACGACGGCGACATCGGCGAGATCGCCAAGCAGCTTTGGCGCTTCTCTGCAAGGAACTTCCGTGAAGCCCTGGTGGAAAAGCCAGAGCTCAAAGAGTTCGCGGGCAGGGTGGAACAGCGGGATTTCGCGGAAAACCAGCAACTGGACCTGCTAGTTGACTTAACCGAGAGGCTGGACCGCCTGCCGAGGCACATCTCGATGCACCCTTGCGGGGTGATCCTCGGCGATGCCACCCTGCTGGACAGGACACCCGTCCAGCCCAGCGGACTTGGCCTGCCCATGAGCCAGTTCGACAAGCACGACATGGACCCGATGGGCATGCTCAAGCTGGACGTCCTCGGCGTCCGGATGCAGAGCGCCATGGCCTTTGCTGTCCGGGAAGTTATCAGGCTGCATCCCACCAAGGCCGAGGTAGTGGCAGCCGGCGCCCATCGACCCGGCCCGGACGGAACGGGCCCGGACTACATCGCGGCTGACGGCCGCATTGACCTTAACGCGGTGCCACTGGATGACGAACCAACCTACGAGCTGATCCGGAGCACGCACACCCTGGGTTGCTTCCAGATAGAATCCCCCGGGCAGCGGGAACTGATCGGCAAGATGGCCCCGCGTGAATTCAACGACCTCATCATCGACATTTCGCTGTTCCGCCCGGGGCCCATGAAGTCGGACATGGTGCGTCCCTTCCTGGAACACCGCCACGGTTTTGCGCCGGAGGTCTATCCGCATCCGGACCTCAAGCCCGTGCTCCAGGAAACCCATGGCGTGACGGTGTTCCATGAACAAATCCTGAAGACCTTCGATGTCATGACAAAATGCGGGCTGGCCCGGGCTGACGAATTCCGCCGCGCCCTGGGGAACGAACTCCTGGAACCCAAGGTGGAGGAATTCTTCCGCAAGGAAGCCCGGGCACGGGGTTACACCCCCGAGGTCGTGGATAAGGTCTGGGGAACGCTGAAGGCCTTTGGCAGCTTTGGCTTCTGCAAGGCACACGGGGCAGCCTTCGCCGTGCCCACCTATCAGTCCGCCTGGCTGAAGGCCCACCACCCGGAGGCTTTCCTGGCCGGGCTATGGGAACACGATCCCGGCATGTACCCCAAACGGCTCCTGGTGGCCGAAGCGCGGCGGCTGGGGATCCCCATCCTGCCCCTGGACATCAACCGGAGCCACGCTGAGTACCGTGTGGAACGGGTCGGATCTGGTCCGGACCGCGGCAAGCTGGGCATCCGGTTAAGCCTGAACGGCATCTACGGGCTCTCGGGGGCTGAACTCAAAAGGATCGTGGCAGGGCAGCCCTACGACTCGCTGGCAGACCTGCGTGCCCGCTCCAGGCTGAGTAAACCCAGCATCAAGCGGCTTGCCCAGCTGGGAGCCTTCGATACCCTGCACCGCGAATCCGGCGGAGCCGCCAACCGGGCTGACCTCGTCCAGCACCTGCAGGCCCTCCAGAACCGTCCTTCCAAAAAGGGCGTTGACGTCATCGAGGGCCAGCTGTCCCTGCCCTTGGGCGATGTTGAACTCAGGAACCTGAAGGCCGAACTGCCTGCTCCGAGCATGATCGATAACGTCAGGGCCGAGCTTGACCTTATGGCCGTGGATGTCAGTGAACACCTGATGACCAGCCACCGGCCCCTGCTCGACAAGCTGGGAGTCACCACGGCGGACAAGCTCCTGGGGCTCAGAAACGGCACTGAAGTACTGGTGGCCGGAGTCCGGATCGCCACGCAGACACCCCCGATGCGCGGAGGGCGCCGGGTGGTTTTCATCAGCATCGACGACGGCACCGGTTGCGTGGACTCGGTGTTCTTCCATGAGGCACAGGAGCTGGCCGGCCCGTTGCTGTTCGGCACCCGGCTGCTCCTGATCCGGGGCAACACCCGCAGGACCGGGCCGCGGGGGATCAGCATCAGCGCCACCATGGCGTGGGACCTGAGCCGCACCGAGACCCTCCCGTACCCGGAAAAACAATCCGCTGACCCCTGGGATCCGGCCCTCCAGTTGCAGGGGCCGCTGGACGGAATCAGCCGCAACCTGGCTATCACGGGACTCGGCAGCTGA
- the pdxS gene encoding pyridoxal 5'-phosphate synthase lyase subunit PdxS gives MSTPDVSSEAGSSANSVTGSNRVKRGMAEMLKGGVIMDVVNVEQARIAEDAGAVAVMALERVPADIRAQGGVSRMSDPDMIDKIIEAVSVPVMAKARIGHFVEAQVLQSLGVDYIDESEVLTPADYVNHIDKWNFKVPFVCGATNLGEALRRINEGAAMIRSKGEAGTGDVSNATGHMRQIRSEIAKLAALPEDELYVAAKELQAPYELVKEVAAAGKLPVVLFTAGGIATPADAAMMMQLGADGVFVGSGIFKSGNPAQRAAAVVKATTFFDDPDVIAKASRGLGEAMVGINVDEIPQPHRLAERGW, from the coding sequence GTGTCTACACCTGATGTAAGCAGCGAAGCCGGCTCGTCCGCCAACAGCGTCACGGGCAGCAACCGCGTCAAGCGCGGCATGGCCGAGATGCTCAAGGGCGGCGTCATTATGGACGTCGTCAACGTCGAACAGGCCCGCATCGCCGAAGACGCCGGTGCCGTGGCCGTGATGGCGCTGGAACGCGTTCCGGCCGACATCCGGGCCCAGGGCGGCGTGTCCCGCATGTCCGATCCGGACATGATCGACAAGATCATCGAAGCCGTGTCCGTGCCGGTCATGGCCAAGGCCCGGATCGGCCACTTCGTCGAAGCCCAGGTCCTGCAGTCCCTCGGCGTGGACTACATCGACGAGTCCGAGGTCCTGACCCCGGCCGACTACGTTAACCACATCGACAAGTGGAACTTCAAGGTTCCCTTCGTCTGTGGCGCCACCAACCTCGGCGAGGCGCTGCGCCGCATCAACGAGGGTGCAGCCATGATCCGGTCCAAGGGCGAAGCCGGTACGGGCGATGTCTCCAACGCCACCGGCCACATGCGCCAGATCCGTTCCGAGATCGCCAAGCTTGCCGCCCTGCCCGAGGACGAGCTCTACGTCGCGGCCAAGGAACTGCAGGCCCCGTACGAACTGGTCAAGGAAGTTGCTGCCGCCGGCAAGCTCCCGGTGGTCCTGTTCACCGCCGGCGGTATCGCCACGCCGGCCGACGCCGCGATGATGATGCAGCTCGGAGCTGACGGCGTGTTCGTCGGCTCGGGTATCTTCAAGTCCGGCAACCCGGCCCAGCGTGCCGCCGCCGTCGTGAAGGCCACCACCTTCTTCGATGACCCCGACGTCATCGCCAAGGCATCCCGCGGCCTGGGCGAAGCCATGGTCGGCATCAACGTCGACGAAATCCCCCAGCCGCACCGCCTCGCCGAGCGCGGCTGGTAA
- a CDS encoding HIT family protein, translated as MQENTGAGGGYPGDGEVTDEFGLAGVPDAFQRLWTPHRMAYIKGGQHQFKNKDDCPFCVAPARSDEDSLIVYRGRTAYVVLNLFPYNPGHLLICPYRHIPDYTDLTVEETAEFAALTQTSMRVLRKVSNPGGFNLGMNQGVVGGAGIAGHLHQHVVPRWGGDGNFFPIIAQTKAITQTLGEVRQQVAEAWPQDEHA; from the coding sequence GTGCAGGAGAACACAGGCGCTGGCGGGGGATATCCGGGCGACGGCGAGGTGACCGATGAGTTCGGCCTGGCCGGAGTCCCGGACGCTTTCCAGCGCCTGTGGACTCCGCACCGCATGGCCTACATCAAGGGCGGGCAGCACCAGTTCAAGAACAAGGATGACTGTCCGTTCTGTGTGGCCCCTGCCCGCAGCGACGAGGATTCGCTGATTGTTTACCGCGGACGCACCGCCTACGTGGTGCTGAACCTCTTTCCGTACAACCCGGGCCACCTGCTGATCTGCCCTTACCGCCACATTCCGGATTACACGGACCTGACCGTGGAGGAAACAGCGGAATTCGCGGCACTGACGCAGACGTCCATGCGGGTCCTGCGGAAGGTGTCCAACCCCGGTGGCTTCAATCTTGGAATGAACCAGGGCGTGGTGGGCGGGGCCGGAATAGCCGGACACCTGCACCAGCACGTGGTCCCGCGGTGGGGAGGGGACGGCAACTTCTTCCCCATCATCGCCCAGACAAAAGCGATCACGCAGACGCTGGGCGAGGTCCGCCAGCAGGTTGCCGAGGCGTGGCCGCAGGACGAACATGCTTAA
- a CDS encoding M3 family metallopeptidase, whose product MTNPLLSPSPLPFGLPPFAEIEESHYSEAVRAGLAGHLAEIRTIVGNPEPATFENTVLAMERSGQLLQRAAAAFYTLVSADASDGIRVLETELSPEFSAHQDAIYMNRGLFDRFAAVDTTGLDEESARLVEEYLKEFRQSGIQLDDAGQERLRTVNAELSRLGTEFGQRTKEAMKSSALLLDDAAELSGLPADDVASAAEAARAAGHDGKFLLTLIQPSNQPAMASLENRDVRRRLYQASISRGSSGGSLDVLELVQSMVALRAEKARLLGFANYAELTVDRQTAPDFEAVQTMMNRLAPAAVRNADAEAAALAEVAGHPLEAWDWAYYSAKVRRERYSVDEQALRPYFELDRVLRDGVFFAATALYGVTFHERPDLQGYHPDVRAWEVRNEDGSELGLFLGDYYSRESKRGGAWMNSLVDQSALLGTKPVVINNLNISKPPAGEPTLLTLDELRTAFHEFGHALHGLFSNVTFPRFSGTAVPRDFVEYPSQVNEMWIMWPEVLANYARHHVTGEPLAQDIVDKLNESQLWGEGFGTTEYLGAALLDLAWHVLDESGVPADVLAFEAKALAAAGVAHSLIPPRYRTGYFQHIFAGDGYAAGYYSYIWSEVLDADTVEWFKENGGLSRANGDFFRNELLSRGNSREPLDSFRAFRGRDARLEPLLKRRGLE is encoded by the coding sequence TTGCCGAAATCGAAGAGTCCCACTATTCCGAGGCAGTCCGTGCAGGCCTTGCCGGGCACTTGGCTGAGATCCGGACAATCGTAGGCAATCCGGAACCGGCAACTTTCGAAAACACCGTGCTGGCCATGGAGCGTTCCGGGCAGCTCCTCCAGCGCGCCGCCGCGGCGTTCTACACTCTGGTTTCTGCCGATGCCTCGGACGGCATCCGCGTCCTCGAGACTGAACTGTCCCCGGAGTTTTCCGCACATCAGGACGCCATCTACATGAACCGGGGGCTGTTTGACCGCTTCGCCGCCGTGGACACCACCGGACTCGACGAAGAATCCGCCCGGCTCGTGGAGGAGTACCTCAAGGAGTTCCGCCAGTCGGGCATCCAGCTGGACGACGCCGGGCAGGAACGGCTCAGGACAGTGAACGCAGAGTTGTCCCGGCTCGGCACTGAATTCGGTCAGCGCACCAAGGAGGCCATGAAGTCCTCTGCGCTGCTTCTTGACGACGCCGCGGAACTGTCAGGGCTGCCGGCGGACGACGTCGCCAGTGCCGCCGAAGCAGCCCGCGCGGCCGGGCACGACGGAAAATTTCTGCTCACGCTCATCCAGCCCAGCAACCAGCCCGCCATGGCGTCCCTGGAAAACCGCGACGTCCGGCGCCGCCTCTACCAGGCGTCCATCAGCCGGGGAAGCAGCGGGGGTAGCCTCGATGTCCTGGAGCTGGTGCAGTCCATGGTTGCGCTTCGCGCCGAGAAGGCCCGGCTGCTGGGGTTCGCCAACTACGCCGAGCTCACCGTGGACCGGCAGACCGCACCCGATTTCGAAGCTGTGCAGACCATGATGAACCGGCTGGCGCCTGCCGCCGTCCGGAACGCCGACGCCGAAGCGGCCGCCCTGGCAGAGGTGGCGGGCCATCCGCTCGAGGCCTGGGACTGGGCGTACTATTCCGCGAAGGTGCGGCGGGAGCGTTACAGCGTCGACGAGCAGGCGCTGCGACCCTACTTCGAACTGGACCGGGTCCTTCGCGACGGTGTCTTCTTCGCCGCCACGGCCCTGTACGGTGTCACCTTCCACGAGCGGCCCGACCTCCAGGGCTACCACCCCGACGTCCGGGCCTGGGAAGTCCGCAACGAGGACGGATCAGAACTGGGGCTGTTCCTGGGTGACTACTACTCCCGTGAGTCCAAACGCGGCGGTGCCTGGATGAACTCGCTGGTGGATCAGTCCGCGCTGCTGGGTACCAAACCGGTGGTGATCAACAACCTGAACATTTCCAAGCCTCCGGCCGGAGAGCCCACGCTGCTGACGCTGGATGAACTCCGGACCGCGTTCCACGAGTTCGGCCATGCCCTGCACGGACTGTTTTCCAACGTGACCTTCCCGCGGTTCTCCGGGACCGCAGTTCCGCGCGATTTTGTGGAGTACCCCTCCCAGGTCAACGAAATGTGGATCATGTGGCCCGAGGTGCTGGCCAATTATGCCCGCCACCATGTGACCGGCGAGCCCCTTGCCCAGGACATCGTGGACAAGCTCAACGAGTCGCAGCTGTGGGGCGAAGGCTTCGGCACCACTGAGTACCTGGGCGCGGCGCTCCTGGACCTCGCCTGGCATGTACTGGACGAATCCGGGGTTCCGGCGGATGTCCTGGCGTTCGAAGCCAAGGCCCTCGCAGCGGCCGGGGTGGCACACAGCCTGATTCCGCCGCGGTACCGGACGGGCTATTTCCAGCACATCTTCGCGGGCGACGGCTATGCTGCCGGCTACTACTCGTACATCTGGAGTGAGGTGCTTGATGCGGACACCGTGGAGTGGTTCAAGGAAAACGGCGGGCTCAGCCGGGCCAACGGCGACTTCTTCCGGAACGAACTACTGTCCCGGGGCAACAGCCGCGAACCGCTGGATTCATTCCGTGCCTTCCGGGGCCGCGACGCCAGGCTGGAGCCGCTGCTGAAACGCCGCGGCCTGGAGTAA
- a CDS encoding chorismate mutase, translating into MHMPTNHGHDKDAQADREQLAAVRVAVDEVDEQIVTLIARRERLIRISGTLKGDDAEVRAPGRVEKVIEHVRAAAEKKDIDPDIVEKTYRAMITAFTELEMKVHNASN; encoded by the coding sequence ATGCACATGCCCACAAATCACGGACACGACAAAGACGCCCAGGCCGACAGGGAGCAGCTCGCAGCTGTCCGTGTGGCCGTCGATGAAGTTGATGAGCAGATTGTCACCCTGATTGCCCGCCGTGAACGCCTGATCCGGATTTCAGGCACCTTGAAGGGTGATGACGCGGAGGTCCGGGCTCCCGGCCGGGTGGAGAAGGTCATCGAACATGTCCGCGCCGCCGCCGAGAAGAAGGACATCGACCCGGACATCGTGGAGAAGACCTACCGGGCGATGATCACGGCTTTCACCGAGCTTGAGATGAAAGTGCACAACGCCAGCAACTAG